Proteins encoded together in one Polaribacter reichenbachii window:
- a CDS encoding GAF domain-containing protein, whose protein sequence is MNVPFLKQEIDKIITSTSTIEKKLQTICNFLEGEVSYYDWVGFYFKNGDKNELKLAQYTGEETEHTIIPFGKGICGQVAVSNENFVVQDVSAQDNYISCGWKVKSEIVIPIFVNGENIGQIDIDSHTANTFSVKDEELLEYVCEKLSKIL, encoded by the coding sequence ATGAACGTACCATTTTTAAAACAAGAAATCGATAAGATAATTACATCTACATCAACTATAGAAAAGAAATTACAAACCATTTGTAATTTTTTAGAAGGTGAAGTTTCTTATTATGATTGGGTAGGTTTTTATTTTAAAAATGGTGATAAAAACGAGCTTAAATTAGCTCAATATACAGGGGAAGAAACTGAGCACACAATAATACCTTTTGGAAAAGGAATCTGTGGACAAGTTGCAGTTAGTAATGAAAACTTTGTTGTACAAGATGTTTCTGCACAAGACAATTACATTTCTTGTGGTTGGAAAGTTAAATCTGAAATTGTGATTCCTATTTTTGTAAACGGAGAAAATATTGGTCAAATTGATATTGATTCTCATACTGCAAATACATTTTCTGTAAAAGATGAGGAGCTTTTAGAGTATGTTTGTGAAAAATTATCAAAGATTCTTTAA
- a CDS encoding heavy-metal-associated domain-containing protein, with protein MKKIILVFSLFLIGFSVQSQEVIKNKNAKISFKVDGICGMCKKRIETAALKTKGVKFAVWSVETHQLNLIMDERKSDVAAVQKNILAVGHDVLLEEDKKLEATTEAYNSVHPCCKYREDEIVKEHSGELKKQKKKN; from the coding sequence ATGAAAAAAATAATCTTAGTATTCAGTTTGTTTTTGATTGGCTTTTCAGTTCAATCTCAAGAAGTAATAAAGAATAAAAATGCAAAAATATCTTTTAAAGTTGATGGTATTTGCGGAATGTGTAAAAAGCGAATTGAAACTGCAGCATTAAAAACAAAGGGAGTAAAGTTTGCAGTTTGGAGTGTAGAAACACATCAACTAAATTTGATTATGGATGAACGTAAATCTGATGTTGCTGCAGTTCAAAAAAATATTTTAGCAGTTGGTCATGATGTTTTATTAGAAGAAGATAAAAAATTAGAAGCAACAACAGAAGCTTATAATTCTGTGCATCCTTGTTGTAAATACAGAGAAGATGAAATTGTTAAAGAGCACAGTGGTGAGTTAAAAAAGCAGAAAAAAAAGAATTAA
- a CDS encoding HYC_CC_PP family protein, which translates to MKKIIIKITSIVLALLVLFSTLSFTVAKHYCGDFLVDVSFTGEAEACGMEMSNVSEAKMKSCCKDEVHKVEGQDELQFQKIDNFSFEKQQFLAAYFLSFKKLLVKNASKNIFYKDFSPPDIPTDYQVLYQVFLI; encoded by the coding sequence ATGAAAAAAATAATCATTAAAATAACCTCAATAGTTTTAGCACTCTTAGTGTTATTTTCTACATTGTCTTTTACTGTAGCAAAACATTATTGTGGAGATTTTTTAGTTGATGTTTCTTTTACAGGAGAAGCAGAGGCTTGTGGAATGGAAATGTCCAACGTTTCTGAAGCAAAAATGAAAAGCTGTTGTAAAGATGAAGTGCATAAAGTAGAAGGGCAAGATGAATTGCAGTTTCAGAAAATAGATAATTTCTCTTTTGAAAAGCAACAATTTTTAGCTGCTTATTTTTTATCGTTTAAAAAATTATTAGTAAAAAATGCATCTAAAAACATTTTTTATAAAGATTTTTCTCCTCCAGATATTCCTACAGATTATCAGGTATTATACCAAGTTTTTTTAATTTGA
- a CDS encoding TonB-dependent receptor, with translation MKKYIINSFLLFMPILIFSQNTFKGMIMDKNNPKDNLGVEGATVHWLNTNVSAITNNKGWFTINYKKEYSKLVISYLGFKTDTITIKSLKPIHHFLTAESDLEEITIKSKRNAVQKSFLSTTNMFTVNSAELLKAACCNLAESFETNPSIDLSFSDALTGTKQIQMLGLTSPYLLITQENIPSVRGASQVFGLTFTPGTWVESIQITKGAGSVVNGFESISGQINAELVKPFTDNRFFLNAYSSINGRLELNTHFNQKISEKWRTGFYIHGNYRGEKFDKNNDNFLDMPLSNQINVMNRWQFTDAEKGWVSFINVRFLNDEKQTGEISFNPDLDKGTTSAWGSEIDTKRFDTSAKVGYVFPEIPFQSIGFQMAYSNHQQDSYFGLNVYDIQHQSVYSNIIFNSIIGDTRNKFKTGLSFTYDQFDELVNTTNYERNENSLGAFFEYAFDNLEDFSLTAGLRIDTHNLLGTFITPRLHLRYVPWEKGVFRASVGRGKRSANIFAENQQLFASARQINIDDVGGNIYGLNPEIAWNYGVSYLQKFNLFDNKGDITFDFYQTKFDNQVIVDWENPQEISFYNLDGKSIANSFQVEVNYALAKNFNLRTAYKYFDISSDYKSGNLQKPIQPKDRFFANLSYETELTEKDAQWRFDVTFNNIGKQRLPDTSSNPLVYQLPVNSEPYQLLNSQITKVFSSKFEVYFGGENLTNVQQNNPILASDDPFGTNFDTTIVYAPIFGRSIYAGLRFKIK, from the coding sequence ATGAAAAAATATATCATAAATAGCTTTTTACTGTTTATGCCCATTTTAATCTTTTCTCAAAATACTTTTAAAGGAATGATTATGGATAAAAACAACCCTAAAGACAATTTGGGTGTAGAAGGGGCAACAGTACATTGGCTTAATACAAACGTTAGTGCAATAACCAATAATAAAGGCTGGTTTACTATCAATTATAAAAAAGAATATTCAAAATTAGTAATTAGTTATTTGGGCTTTAAAACCGATACAATTACAATTAAAAGTTTAAAGCCAATTCATCATTTTTTAACTGCAGAAAGTGATCTAGAAGAAATTACCATTAAAAGTAAACGAAATGCGGTTCAGAAGTCGTTTTTATCAACCACAAATATGTTTACTGTTAATTCTGCTGAATTGCTAAAAGCAGCTTGCTGTAATTTAGCTGAAAGTTTTGAAACAAATCCGTCTATCGATTTAAGTTTTTCTGATGCTTTAACAGGCACAAAACAGATTCAAATGTTGGGCTTAACAAGTCCGTATTTGTTAATTACACAAGAAAACATACCATCTGTAAGAGGAGCTAGTCAGGTTTTTGGACTAACTTTTACTCCAGGAACTTGGGTAGAAAGTATACAAATTACCAAAGGTGCTGGTTCTGTAGTTAATGGTTTTGAGAGTATTTCTGGGCAAATAAATGCAGAATTGGTAAAACCATTTACAGACAATAGATTCTTTTTGAATGCTTATAGTTCAATAAATGGAAGGTTAGAATTAAATACACATTTTAATCAGAAAATTTCTGAAAAATGGCGAACAGGTTTTTACATTCACGGAAATTATAGAGGTGAAAAATTTGATAAGAATAACGATAATTTTTTAGATATGCCTTTGTCTAACCAGATTAATGTTATGAATAGATGGCAATTTACAGATGCAGAAAAAGGTTGGGTAAGTTTTATAAATGTTCGTTTTTTAAATGATGAAAAACAGACTGGAGAAATTAGTTTTAACCCAGATTTAGATAAAGGAACTACAAGTGCTTGGGGAAGTGAAATTGATACCAAACGTTTTGACACATCAGCAAAAGTTGGGTATGTTTTTCCAGAAATACCTTTTCAGAGTATTGGTTTTCAAATGGCATATAGTAACCATCAGCAAGATTCTTATTTTGGGTTAAATGTTTATGATATACAGCATCAAAGTGTGTATTCAAATATTATTTTTAATTCAATTATTGGTGATACTAGAAACAAATTTAAAACAGGTTTAAGCTTTACTTATGATCAATTTGATGAGCTAGTAAACACCACAAATTATGAAAGAAACGAAAATTCGTTAGGTGCTTTTTTTGAATATGCTTTCGATAATTTAGAAGATTTTAGTTTAACTGCAGGTTTACGAATAGATACACATAATTTATTAGGTACTTTTATTACACCAAGATTGCATTTACGCTACGTGCCTTGGGAAAAAGGAGTTTTTAGAGCCTCTGTGGGTAGAGGAAAAAGAAGTGCTAATATTTTCGCAGAAAATCAGCAGTTATTTGCAAGTGCAAGACAGATTAATATTGATGATGTTGGTGGTAATATCTATGGATTAAACCCAGAAATTGCTTGGAATTATGGAGTTTCTTATTTGCAGAAATTTAATTTATTCGATAATAAAGGTGATATTACTTTCGATTTTTATCAAACAAAATTTGATAACCAAGTAATTGTGGATTGGGAAAATCCGCAAGAAATTTCTTTTTATAATTTAGATGGTAAAAGTATTGCGAATAGTTTTCAAGTAGAAGTAAATTATGCATTAGCAAAAAACTTTAATTTAAGAACAGCTTATAAATATTTTGATATTTCTTCGGATTATAAATCTGGTAATTTGCAAAAACCGATTCAACCAAAAGATCGTTTTTTTGCCAACCTTTCTTATGAAACTGAATTGACAGAAAAAGACGCACAGTGGAGGTTTGATGTTACTTTTAATAACATTGGTAAGCAGCGTTTGCCTGATACAAGTTCAAACCCTTTAGTGTATCAATTACCAGTAAATTCAGAGCCATATCAATTATTAAACTCACAGATTACAAAAGTATTCAGTAGTAAATTTGAAGTTTATTTTGGGGGTGAAAATCTTACAAATGTTCAACAAAATAACCCTATTTTAGCTAGCGATGATCCTTTTGGAACTAATTTTGATACAACAATTGTGTATGCACCTATTTTCGGGCGATCAATTTATGCTGGTTTACGATTTAAAATAAAGTAA
- the mreC gene encoding rod shape-determining protein MreC yields the protein MQQIIFFLQKFKNFLFFLLLALISLALTFNNLNFHKSKFVNSANSVTGGLYSKASNISEYWSLKSENKSLAEENTRLKNLLEKNSSVIYNSDSTVVDSVKYHQKYTYTTAKIINNNYSKAFNFLTINKGETQGITKEMAVVNSKGIIGITDNTSNGYARVQSILNRNSKINARLKNSSYFGTLSWNGVEYNTVQLSDIPRQAPLKIGDTIETGGKSTIFPEGILIGTISKVNKGNTADNKVDVLLFNDMSNLGYVQIIKNLDKQEIKNLETQNE from the coding sequence ATGCAACAAATTATCTTTTTTTTACAGAAATTTAAAAATTTTCTGTTTTTTTTATTGTTAGCACTTATTTCACTTGCATTAACTTTTAATAATCTTAATTTTCATAAAAGTAAGTTTGTAAATTCTGCAAATTCTGTAACTGGTGGCTTATATTCAAAAGCTTCAAATATTTCTGAATATTGGAGTTTAAAATCGGAAAATAAAAGTTTAGCCGAAGAAAACACACGTTTAAAAAACTTATTAGAAAAAAACTCTTCAGTAATTTATAATTCAGATTCAACTGTGGTAGACTCTGTTAAATATCATCAAAAATACACGTATACTACTGCAAAAATTATCAACAATAATTATTCTAAAGCGTTTAATTTTTTAACTATTAACAAAGGAGAAACCCAAGGAATTACTAAAGAAATGGCTGTTGTAAATAGCAAAGGAATTATTGGCATTACAGACAATACTTCTAATGGCTACGCTAGAGTACAATCCATATTAAATAGAAATAGTAAGATAAATGCTCGTTTAAAAAACAGTAGTTATTTTGGTACTTTAAGTTGGAATGGTGTAGAGTACAATACCGTTCAACTTTCTGATATACCAAGACAAGCACCTTTAAAAATTGGAGATACAATTGAAACAGGAGGTAAATCTACCATTTTTCCAGAAGGAATTTTAATAGGTACAATATCAAAAGTAAATAAAGGAAATACAGCAGATAATAAAGTAGACGTACTACTTTTTAATGACATGAGTAATCTTGGCTATGTACAGATTATTAAAAATTTAGATAAACAAGAAATAAAAAATTTAGAAACACAAAATGAATAA
- a CDS encoding rod shape-determining protein codes for MGFFDFMTEDIAIDLGTANTLIIHNGKVVIDSPSIVARNRITGKIIAIGQEANLMQGKTHENIKTIRPLKDGVIADFQASEEMIKEFVKQIPSIKKKIFPPALRMVICIPSGITEVEKRAVRDSAKHMNAKEIYLIYEPMAAAIGVGIDIMEPKGNMIIDIGGGTTEIAVIALGGIVCDQSVKVAGDLFTSDIMYYMRTQHNLHVGETTAEKIKITIGAATEDLETPPDEMLVQGRDLLSGKPKQVKVSFREIAKALDKSILRIEDAVMETLSKTPPELAADIYNTGIYLAGGGSMLRGLDKRLSRKTDLPVYVTEDPLRAVVRGTGIALKELSKYKNVLMN; via the coding sequence ATGGGTTTTTTTGATTTTATGACAGAAGATATTGCGATCGATTTAGGAACCGCAAATACTTTAATAATTCATAATGGAAAAGTGGTTATTGATAGCCCTTCTATAGTTGCAAGAAATAGAATTACAGGCAAAATTATTGCAATTGGTCAAGAAGCTAATTTAATGCAAGGAAAAACCCATGAAAATATTAAAACTATTCGTCCTTTAAAAGACGGTGTAATTGCAGATTTCCAGGCATCTGAAGAAATGATTAAAGAATTTGTTAAGCAGATTCCATCAATAAAGAAAAAAATATTTCCACCAGCCTTAAGAATGGTAATCTGTATACCTTCTGGAATTACAGAGGTAGAAAAACGTGCAGTACGTGATTCTGCCAAACATATGAATGCCAAAGAAATTTATTTAATTTACGAACCAATGGCTGCTGCAATTGGTGTTGGTATTGATATTATGGAACCAAAAGGTAATATGATTATTGATATAGGTGGTGGTACAACAGAAATAGCAGTTATTGCTTTAGGTGGTATTGTTTGCGACCAATCTGTAAAAGTTGCTGGAGATTTATTTACCAGTGATATTATGTACTATATGCGTACGCAACATAACTTACACGTTGGTGAAACTACAGCAGAAAAGATTAAAATAACAATTGGTGCAGCAACTGAAGATTTAGAAACTCCGCCAGATGAAATGTTAGTTCAAGGTAGAGATTTATTAAGCGGAAAACCTAAACAAGTAAAAGTATCTTTTAGAGAAATTGCAAAAGCTTTAGACAAATCTATCTTAAGAATCGAAGATGCTGTAATGGAAACTTTATCTAAAACTCCACCAGAATTAGCTGCAGATATTTATAATACTGGTATTTATTTAGCTGGTGGTGGTTCTATGTTAAGAGGTTTAGACAAGCGTTTATCTCGTAAAACAGATTTACCTGTTTATGTAACAGAAGACCCTTTAAGAGCTGTTGTTCGTGGAACAGGAATTGCTTTAAAAGAACTTAGCAAATACAAGAACGTTTTAATGAATTAG
- the mrdA gene encoding penicillin-binding protein 2 produces MQRSFLLYFLITLIGLIFIGRLFQLQIIKHESYDPIHNAAVKIMYDYPERGYVYDRNGKLLIANQLSYDVMVQPNQVKELDTLEFCKLLNIDEEDFLKRFKKAEKYATYLPSVFLKQLAKEDFAFLQEKLHKYRGFYIQKRIIRDYPIKAAANVLGYIGEVNEQKARENDYYQQGELEGKDGIERQYENELRGRKGKKYLHRNRFNKVTGSFKDGIYDTLPENGKDLMLTLDIDLQVYAQKLMKGKRGGIVAIEPSTGEILALVTAPSYDPNMLVGRKRSKNSVKLFNDTISKPSYDRGLLAAYAPGSPFKMMNALIGLQEKVINQQTGFSCYGGYRYGNRANEFMKCHCDIYGTPLKLKTAIAKSCNSYFSNTYKRIVEKDNNPTEGVNNWHNHVASFGLGNYLGYDLPAGQKGLIPDGNYYNRRLNYRWNGSSIISNAIGQGEILTTPIQLANFTAAIANRGYFYTPHIVKKIDSSFIDNPKYIQPKKTTIDKEHFEPVIEAMHEVFKTGTGRWSQVKGIEICGKTGTAENFVIIEGIKKQLADHSILVAFAPKKNPKIALAVFVENGGYGSTIAAPITSLLIEKYINGEISAKNKYRELNMLNKSLQEIYDIQLQKPIEIASRTK; encoded by the coding sequence ATGCAAAGAAGTTTTTTACTCTATTTTTTAATTACCCTTATTGGGTTAATTTTTATTGGACGACTGTTTCAATTGCAAATAATTAAACACGAAAGTTATGACCCTATTCATAATGCTGCTGTTAAAATTATGTACGATTATCCAGAGCGTGGTTATGTTTATGACAGAAATGGAAAGTTATTAATTGCCAATCAGCTTTCTTACGATGTTATGGTGCAACCCAACCAAGTTAAAGAATTAGATACATTAGAGTTTTGTAAACTTTTAAATATTGATGAAGAAGATTTCTTAAAACGATTTAAAAAAGCAGAAAAATACGCTACATATTTACCATCTGTTTTTCTAAAACAATTGGCCAAAGAAGACTTTGCTTTTTTACAAGAAAAATTACATAAATACAGAGGTTTTTATATCCAAAAAAGAATAATTAGAGACTACCCAATAAAAGCTGCTGCAAATGTTTTAGGTTATATTGGTGAAGTAAATGAGCAAAAAGCCAGAGAAAATGATTACTACCAGCAAGGAGAATTAGAAGGTAAAGACGGAATTGAAAGACAATATGAAAACGAATTAAGAGGAAGAAAAGGAAAAAAATACCTCCACAGAAATCGTTTTAACAAAGTTACAGGTTCCTTTAAAGATGGTATTTACGACACTTTACCAGAAAATGGAAAAGACCTTATGCTTACACTTGATATCGATTTACAAGTTTATGCACAAAAATTAATGAAAGGCAAACGTGGAGGAATCGTAGCTATAGAGCCTTCAACTGGCGAAATTTTAGCATTGGTTACTGCTCCTTCTTATGACCCTAATATGTTAGTAGGTAGAAAACGTTCTAAAAACTCAGTTAAATTATTTAACGATACTATCAGTAAACCAAGTTACGATAGAGGTTTATTAGCAGCATATGCACCTGGATCTCCATTTAAAATGATGAATGCTTTAATTGGTTTACAAGAAAAAGTAATTAATCAACAAACAGGTTTTAGTTGTTATGGTGGTTATAGATATGGTAATAGAGCTAATGAATTTATGAAATGTCATTGCGATATTTACGGTACGCCTCTTAAATTAAAAACAGCAATTGCTAAATCTTGTAATAGTTATTTTTCTAATACTTATAAGAGGATTGTAGAAAAAGATAACAACCCTACAGAAGGTGTAAATAATTGGCACAATCACGTAGCTAGTTTTGGTTTAGGTAATTACTTAGGTTACGATTTACCTGCAGGCCAAAAAGGATTAATACCAGATGGTAATTATTATAATAGAAGATTAAATTACAGATGGAATGGTTCATCTATAATCTCGAATGCAATTGGGCAAGGAGAAATATTAACAACACCTATTCAACTAGCAAATTTTACAGCTGCTATTGCCAATAGAGGATATTTTTACACACCTCATATTGTTAAAAAAATTGATTCTAGTTTTATTGATAACCCAAAATACATACAACCTAAAAAAACGACAATAGATAAAGAACATTTTGAACCAGTTATAGAAGCAATGCATGAAGTTTTTAAAACTGGGACAGGTAGATGGAGCCAAGTAAAAGGAATTGAAATATGTGGAAAAACAGGAACTGCCGAGAACTTTGTTATTATTGAAGGTATAAAAAAACAATTGGCAGATCATTCTATATTGGTTGCTTTTGCTCCAAAAAAGAACCCAAAAATTGCATTGGCCGTTTTTGTAGAAAATGGAGGTTATGGTTCTACAATCGCAGCTCCAATTACAAGTCTATTGATAGAAAAATATATTAACGGAGAAATCTCTGCAAAAAACAAGTATCGAGAATTAAATATGTTGAATAAAAGTCTGCAAGAAATTTATGATATTCAATTACAAAAACCTATAGAAATTGCGTCAAGAACGAAATAA
- the purH gene encoding bifunctional phosphoribosylaminoimidazolecarboxamide formyltransferase/IMP cyclohydrolase, producing the protein MSTSKTIKSALISVFHKDGLAPIVQKLNELGVTIYSTGGTEKFIKELGIDVVPVEDVTSYPSILGGRVKTLHPKVFGGILNRQDHVGDVAEMQEYEIPQLDLVIVDLYPFEKTVASGAPEQDIVEKIDIGGISLIRASAKNFKDTFTVSSMEQYDEFLSIISENNGETSLEQRKTFAAKSFNISSHYDTAIFNYFNEDEVVFKASETTSKTLRYGENPHQKGYFFGDLEAMFDKLHGKELSYNNLLDVDAAVNLMNEFVGEDPTFAVLKHNNACGFAQRATIKQAYVDALAGDPVSAFGGVLIANKEIDAETAAEIHKLFCEVVIAPSYSDEALTTLKGKKNRVILIQKTTELPVQNVRTALNGLLVQDKDSKTDTLEDLTYVTDTKPTDSEIKDLLFASKICKHTKSNTIVFTKNNQLLASGTGQTSRVDALRQAIEKATSFGFDLKGAVMASDAFFPFPDCVEIADKAGITSVIQPGGSIKDQLSIDYCNANNISMVMTGTRHFKH; encoded by the coding sequence ATGAGCACTTCAAAAACGATTAAATCTGCATTAATTTCTGTATTTCATAAAGATGGTTTAGCACCAATTGTACAAAAATTAAACGAATTAGGAGTAACAATTTATTCTACTGGTGGTACTGAAAAATTCATTAAAGAATTGGGTATAGATGTAGTTCCTGTAGAAGATGTAACTTCTTATCCTTCTATTTTAGGAGGTAGAGTAAAAACTTTACATCCAAAAGTTTTTGGAGGAATTTTAAACAGACAAGATCACGTAGGCGATGTTGCAGAAATGCAGGAATATGAAATTCCGCAATTAGATTTAGTAATTGTAGATTTATATCCTTTTGAAAAAACAGTAGCTTCTGGTGCGCCAGAACAAGATATTGTAGAGAAAATTGATATTGGTGGTATTTCTTTAATTAGAGCATCAGCAAAAAACTTTAAAGACACATTTACAGTTTCTTCTATGGAACAATATGATGAGTTTTTATCAATTATATCAGAAAATAATGGTGAAACTTCTTTAGAACAAAGAAAAACATTTGCTGCAAAATCTTTTAATATTTCTTCGCATTACGATACTGCAATTTTTAATTATTTTAATGAAGATGAAGTAGTTTTTAAAGCAAGCGAAACCACTTCTAAAACTTTAAGATATGGAGAAAACCCACATCAAAAAGGATATTTCTTTGGTGATTTAGAAGCAATGTTCGATAAATTACATGGTAAAGAATTAAGCTACAACAATCTTTTAGATGTTGATGCAGCTGTAAATTTAATGAATGAATTTGTTGGAGAAGACCCAACTTTTGCAGTTTTAAAACACAATAACGCTTGTGGGTTTGCACAAAGAGCTACAATTAAACAAGCATATGTAGATGCTTTAGCAGGAGATCCTGTTTCTGCTTTTGGAGGAGTTTTAATAGCTAATAAAGAAATTGACGCAGAAACTGCAGCAGAAATTCATAAATTATTTTGTGAAGTAGTGATTGCACCAAGTTATTCTGATGAAGCTTTAACAACCTTAAAAGGAAAGAAAAATAGAGTTATTTTAATTCAGAAAACCACAGAATTACCTGTTCAAAATGTTAGAACAGCATTAAATGGTTTATTAGTACAAGATAAAGATTCTAAAACTGATACTTTAGAGGATTTAACTTATGTTACCGACACAAAACCAACGGATAGCGAAATTAAAGATTTATTATTTGCATCAAAAATTTGTAAGCATACAAAATCGAATACCATTGTATTTACAAAAAATAATCAATTATTAGCAAGTGGAACAGGACAAACAAGTAGAGTTGATGCCTTAAGACAAGCTATTGAAAAAGCAACTAGTTTTGGTTTCGATTTAAAAGGAGCTGTTATGGCCAGTGATGCTTTTTTCCCTTTTCCTGATTGTGTAGAAATTGCAGATAAAGCAGGAATTACAAGTGTAATTCAACCAGGTGGCTCTATAAAAGATCAGTTGAGTATAGATTATTGTAATGCTAATAATATATCTATGGTTATGACAGGAACTAGACATTTTAAACATTAA
- the groL gene encoding chaperonin GroEL (60 kDa chaperone family; promotes refolding of misfolded polypeptides especially under stressful conditions; forms two stacked rings of heptamers to form a barrel-shaped 14mer; ends can be capped by GroES; misfolded proteins enter the barrel where they are refolded when GroES binds), with the protein MAKDIKFDIEARDGLKRGVDALANAVKVTLGPKGRNVIISKSFGAPTVTKDGVSVAKEVELENELENMGAQMVKEVASKTNDLAGDGTTTATVLAQAIVKEGLKNVAAGANPMDLKRGIDKAVEAIVADLEKQTQKVGNSSDKIQQVASISANNDSVIGDLIATAFDKVGKEGVITVEEAKGTDTYVDVVEGMQFDRGYLSPYFVTDADKMIADLENPYVLLFDKKISNLQEILPILEPVSQSGRPLLIIAEDVDGQALATLVVNKLRGGLKIAAVKAPGFGDRRKAMLEDIAILTGGTVISEERGFSLENATLDLLGTAEGITIDKDNTTIVNGSGDVEAIKARVNQIKAQIETTTSDYDKEKLQERLAKLAGGVAVLYVGAASEVEMKEKKDRVDDALHATRAAVEEGIVAGGGVALVRAKKVLESLATDNLDETTGVQIVNKAIESPLRTIVENAGGEGSVVINKVLEGKKDFGYDAKTETYVDMLEAGIIDPKKVTRVALENAASVAGMILTTECALVDIKEDAPAGGGMPPMGGGMPGMM; encoded by the coding sequence ATGGCAAAAGATATAAAATTTGATATTGAAGCAAGAGATGGCTTAAAACGCGGAGTTGATGCGTTAGCAAATGCAGTAAAAGTAACTTTAGGACCTAAAGGAAGAAATGTAATTATTTCTAAATCTTTTGGAGCACCAACAGTAACTAAAGATGGTGTTTCTGTAGCAAAAGAAGTAGAATTAGAAAACGAGCTTGAAAATATGGGAGCTCAAATGGTAAAAGAAGTTGCTTCTAAAACCAACGATTTAGCTGGTGATGGAACAACAACTGCTACTGTTTTAGCACAAGCAATTGTAAAAGAAGGTTTAAAAAACGTTGCTGCAGGTGCAAACCCTATGGATTTAAAACGTGGAATTGACAAAGCCGTAGAAGCAATTGTTGCAGATTTAGAAAAACAAACTCAAAAAGTTGGTAATTCTTCTGATAAAATTCAACAAGTAGCATCAATTTCTGCTAATAACGATTCTGTTATTGGAGATTTAATTGCAACTGCTTTCGATAAAGTTGGTAAAGAAGGTGTAATTACTGTAGAAGAAGCAAAAGGTACAGATACTTACGTAGATGTTGTAGAAGGTATGCAATTTGATAGAGGTTATTTATCTCCATATTTTGTTACTGATGCAGATAAAATGATCGCAGATTTAGAAAATCCTTATGTTTTATTATTTGATAAGAAGATTTCTAACTTACAAGAAATTTTACCAATCTTAGAACCAGTTTCTCAATCTGGTAGACCTTTATTAATTATTGCTGAAGATGTAGATGGACAAGCATTAGCTACTTTAGTAGTGAACAAATTAAGAGGTGGATTGAAAATTGCTGCTGTAAAAGCGCCTGGTTTTGGAGACAGAAGAAAAGCAATGTTAGAAGATATCGCAATTTTAACTGGCGGAACAGTAATTTCTGAAGAAAGAGGTTTTTCTTTAGAAAATGCAACTTTAGATTTATTAGGTACTGCAGAAGGAATTACAATTGATAAAGACAACACTACAATTGTAAATGGGTCTGGTGATGTAGAAGCAATTAAGGCAAGAGTAAACCAAATTAAAGCGCAAATAGAAACTACTACTTCAGATTACGATAAAGAAAAACTACAAGAACGTTTAGCTAAATTAGCTGGTGGTGTTGCAGTTTTATATGTTGGTGCTGCTTCTGAAGTAGAAATGAAAGAAAAGAAAGACAGAGTAGATGATGCTTTACACGCAACAAGAGCTGCTGTAGAAGAAGGAATTGTTGCTGGTGGTGGAGTTGCTTTAGTTAGAGCTAAAAAAGTTTTAGAATCTTTAGCTACAGATAATTTAGATGAAACTACAGGTGTACAAATTGTAAACAAAGCAATTGAATCGCCATTAAGAACTATCGTAGAAAATGCTGGTGGAGAAGGCTCTGTGGTTATCAACAAAGTTTTAGAAGGTAAAAAAGACTTTGGTTACGATGCTAAAACTGAAACATATGTAGATATGTTAGAAGCTGGTATTATCGATCCTAAAAAAGTAACAAGAGTTGCTTTAGAGAATGCTGCTTCTGTTGCTGGTATGATTTTAACTACTGAATGTGCTTTAGTTGATATTAAAGAAGATGCACCAGCAGGTGGTGGAATGCCTCCAATGGGTGGTGGAATGCCAGGAATGATGTAG